Proteins from a genomic interval of Rosa chinensis cultivar Old Blush chromosome 2, RchiOBHm-V2, whole genome shotgun sequence:
- the LOC112186962 gene encoding betaine aldehyde dehydrogenase 1, chloroplastic isoform X2, translating into MDDLVPSRQLFIAGEWREPVLKKRIPIVNPATEDIVGDLPAATAEDVDIAVDAARMAFFSNKGKDWASASGAYRAKFLRAIADMILERKSLLAKLETIDTGKPLDEAVSDMESSASCFKYYAELAEALDLKERTPVSIKQQSFKTHVLKEPIGVVALITPWNYPLLMAVWKVAPALAAGCTAILKPSELASVTCLELADICRQVGLPSGVLNVVTGLGSEVGAPLSSHPHVDKIAFTGSTATGIKVMTAAAQTIKPVSLELGGKSPILVFQDADLDNAAEWTIYGCFATSGQICSATSRLLVHESIAAKFLEKLIDWSKNIKISDPMEEGCRLGSVISKTQYEKILNFITTAKGEGATILHGGGRPQHLNQGFFIEPTIITDVVTSMSIWKEEVFGPVLCVKTFTTEDEALELANDTDYGLGAAVISKDPERCERFAKAIQSGVVWKNCSQPCFNEAPWGGKKLSGIGRELGEWGLENYLSIKQVTEYTSDEPYGWYSPPKKQ; encoded by the exons ATGGATGACCTTGTTCCTTCCCGTCAGCTCTTCATCGCCGGTGAATGGAGAGAACCAGTTCTGAAGAAACGGATCCCAATCGTGAACCCTGCTACTGAAGATATTGTTG gGGACTTACCAGCTGCTACTGCTGAAGATGTGGATATTGCAGTGGATGCAGCTCGCATGGCTTTCTTCAGTAATAAAGGGAAGGATTGGGCCTCTGCTTCTGGTGCTTACCGTGCTAAGTTTCTTCGTGCCATCGCTGACATG ATCTTGGAGAGGAAGTCTCTACTGGCCAAACTGGAAACCATTGATACCGGGAAGCCACTAGATGAAGCAGTATCTGATATG GAAAGTTCTGCTTCCTGTTTCAAGTATTATGCAGAACTTGCAGAAGCATTGGATTTGAAGGAAAGGACTCCTGTCTCTATAAAGCAGCAATCATTTAAGACCCATGTCCTTAAGGAACCCATTGGAGTTGTTGCCCTCATTACTCCTTG GAACTACCCTCTTTTGATGGCTGTCTGGAAGGTCGCTCCTGCTCTGGCTGCCGGATGTACCGCTATACTTAAGCCATCTGAGTTGGCATCTGT GACATGTTTGGAGTTGGCTGACATTTGCAGACAGGTGGGTCTGCCTTCTGGTGTCCTTAATGTCGTTACTGGGTTAGGCTCAGAAGTTGGTGCCCCTTTGTCATCTCATCCTCATGTCGACAAG ATAGCATTTACTGGAAGTACAGCAACCGGAATCAAGGTCATGACAGCTGCAGCTCAAACTATCAAG CCTGTATCATTGGAACTTGGCGGGAAGAGTCCAATTCTTGTGTTTCAGGATGCAGACCTCGATAATG CTGCAGAATGGACTATCTATGGCTGCTTTGCGACAAGTGGCCAAATCTGTAGTGCAACATCTCGTCTTCTTGTTCAT GAAAGCATTGCAGCCAAATTCTTAGAAAAGCTTATTGACTGGAGTAAGAACATCAAAATCTCTGATCCCATGGAAGAAGGTTGCAGGCTTGGTTCCGTAATAAGTAAAACACAG TACGAGAAGATATTGAATTTTATTACTACAGCAAAAGGTGAAGGTGCAACCATTCTACACGGAGGTGGCCGTCCTCAA CATCTGAATCAAGGATTTTTCATTGAACCAACAATCATTACAGATGTTGTCACCTCAATGTCAATATGGAAGGAGGAGGTTTTTGGACCTGTTTTATGTGTCAAAACATTTACTACAGAAGATGAAGCCCTGGAACTAGCAAATGACACTGA TTATGGTTTGGGAGCTGCAGTGATTTCTAAGGATCCAGAAAGGTGTGAACGCTTCGCCAAG GCTATTCAATCAGGGGTTGTATGGAAAAACTGCTCACAACCCTGCTTTAATGAAGCCCCTTGGGGAGGCAAAAAGCTCAGCGGAATTGGGCGCGAGTTAGGAGAATG GGGTCTGGAAAACTACTTGAGCATAAAGCAGGTGACTGAGTACACCTCCGATGAGCCATACGGGTGGTATTCCCCTCCCAAGAAGCAGTGA
- the LOC112186961 gene encoding probable zinc transporter protein DDB_G0291141, translated as MADHHHHHHRPHRLSLPQRPTTPTTFASTTPTASRQYPLYPFTPSAATPSKHRLSSLNPKPLSAAAAAAAAGGSKSSLSFLFLLLLSLRSLYSLLPFLRSSPSFSLFPFSFLVSLLSFLLTLAFSFFTSSAASKDPFHQKPNQPIFSLTLITQSQHRLLVAKSILLAGVFLLRFQALRYCGTAAMILAEMSGNVAARFLAEGRKQSVVGGGGDRNRSSKVRGFLALFTGLFLLSMSWDRIECFPFSAKFVQKMGVSVLPRVDCVRIWPMLLPFLSGFLGCYERVSMNWGTIKQLGRKRVRVISLFFTTVVLFIPAVVSVFMFEAEGDGVVSIGNLGWPLANTVVFGVLLSESYSDEKLMSSKDFRREYLVTFLCTVVLELFYFAELSLWGLLLCGMLLYVAVRELDPFHASYVELGMESSESFSASVMKPIRHILSERKSRKIALFLLINTAYMFVEFIAGFMSNSLGLISDACHMLFDCAALAIGLYASYISRLPANNQFNYGRGRFEVLAGYTNAVFLVLVGALIVLESLERILDPQEMSTSSILVVSIGGLLVNVVGLIFFHEEHHHAHGGSGSCSHSHSHQHSHDSVGHNHAGHEKLEESCIAISHECHEESCASHDDHHQHGSSVGCKDHRHDHHDHSHQHDHSHQHDHHDHSHQHDHHDHSHQHDHHDHSHHHDHHGHSHQHDNHGHNHQHGGSVLKRLPTGGEKSTKQQHRHIDHNMEGIFLHVLADTLGSVGVVISTLLIKYKGWLVADPACSIFISVLIISSVIPLLRNSAEVLLQRIPRAHEQDLRKALNDVRKIRGVSGIRNLHVWSFTNSDVVGTLHLHVSTEVDKGSAKAQVSHLLHEAGIKDLTVQLECVEG; from the coding sequence ATGGccgatcaccaccaccaccaccaccgccccCACCGCCTCTCCCTCCCTCAACGCCCCACCACCCCCACCACCTTCGCCTCCACCACCCCCACCGCCTCCCGCCAATACCCACTCTACCCCTTCACTCCCTCCGCCGCCACTCCCTCCAAACACcgcctctcttctctcaacccCAAACCCctctccgccgccgccgccgccgccgccgccggtGGAAGCAAATCCTCTCTCtcattcctcttcctcctcctcctctccctcCGATCACTCTACTCCCTCCTCCCCTTCCTCCGCTCCTCcccttccttctctctcttccccttctCCTTCCTCGTCTCCCTCCTCTCCTTCCTCCTAACCCTagctttctctttcttcacCTCCTCCGCCGCCTCCAAAGACCCGTTCCACCAGAAGCCCAACCAGCCCATCTTCTCCCTCACTCTCATCACTCAATCCCAGCACAGACTCCTCGTCGCGAAATCGATTCTTCTCGCCGGAGTCTTCCTCCTCCGCTTCCAAGCCCTCCGGTACTGCGGCACCGCCGCCATGATCCTAGCCGAGATGTCTGGAAATGTGGCGGCAAGGTTCTTGGCGGAGGGGAGGAAACAGAGTgtggtgggcggcggtggtgaTCGGAATCGGAGCTCCAAGGTTCGTGGGTTTCTTGCTCTGTTTACTGGGTTGTTCTTGTTATCTATGAGCTGGGATCGGATTGAATGCTTTCCGTTTTCGGCCAAGTTTGTGCAAAAAATGGGAGTGTCTGTGTTGCCTAGAGTGGATTGTGTGAGGATTTGGCCAATGCTGCTTCCGTTTCTGTCTGGATTTTTGGGGTGTTATGAGAGGGTTTCGATGAATTGGGGGACTATTAAGCAGTTGGGGAGGAAGAGGGTTCGGGTGATTTCGTTGTTTTTTACTACTGTTGTGCTGTTCATTCCTGCTGTTGTTAGTGTTTTCATGTTTGAAGCTGAGGGAGATGGAGTTGTTTCCATTGGGAACTTGGGCTGGCCTCTGGCAAACACTGTTGTTTTCGGTGTGCTTCTGAGTGAGAGTTATAGTGATGAGAAGTTAATGAGTTCTAAAGATTTTCGGAGGGAGTATTTGGTGACTTTCTTATGTACTGTTGTATTGGAGCTGTTCTATTTTGCTGAATTGTCGCTTTGGGGGCTATTGCTTTGTGGTATGTTGCTGTACGTTGCTGTTAGGGAGTTGGATCCTTTTCATGCGAGTTATGTTGAACTGGGAATGGAGTCGTCGGAATCATTTAGTGCATCCGTTATGAAACCTATTAGGCACATTTTGAGTGAGAGGAAATCGCGGAAGATTGCACTTTTCCTTCTGATCAATACTGCATACATGTTTGTGGAATTCATTGCTGGGTTCATGAGCAATAGTCTAGGGCTGATATCAGATGCCTGTCACATGTTGTTTGATTGCGCTGCTCTGGCAATTGGGCTATATGCTTCGTATATTTCGCGCTTGCCTGCAAATAATCAGTTTAACTATGGCCGTGGGagatttgaggttcttgcaggATATACAAATGCTGTTTTCCTGGTTTTGGTTGGAGCATTAATAGTATTGGAATCACTTGAGAGGATTTTGGACCCTCAGGAGATGTCAACTAGCAGTATACTAGTTGTTTCAATTGGAGGGCTTCTTGTCAATGTGGTTGGTTTAATCTTCTTTCATGAGGAGCATCATCATGCCCATGGTGGATCCGGATCATGCTCTCACTCCCACAGTCATCAACATTCGCATGACTCTGTTGGACATAATCATGCAGGTCATGAAAAGCTTGAGGAATCATGTATAGCTATTTCTCATGAATGCCATGAAGAATCGTGTGCCAGCCATGATGACCATCACCAACATGGCAGTTCTGTTGGCTGCAAAGATCACCGGCACGATCACCATGATCACAGCCACCAGCATGACCACAGTCACCAGCATGACCACCATGACCACAGCCACCAGCATGACCACCATGACCACAGCCACCAGCATGACCACCATGATCACAGCCATCATCATGACCACCATGGCCACAGTCACCAGCATGACAACCATGGCCACAACCACCAGCATGGTGGTTCCGTGCTGAAAAGACTGCCAACCGGTGGAGAAAAATCAACTAAGCAACAGCATCGCCACATTGACCACAACATGGAAGGAATATTTCTGCATGTTTTGGCTGATACCTTAGGGAGTGTCGGAGTTGTTATATCAACACTCTTAATTAAGTACAAGGGATGGCTTGTTGCTGATCCTGCATGCTCGATATTTATTTCTGTCTTGATTATATCTTCAGTTATCCCATTGCTCAGGAACTCTGCAGAAGTCTTGCTCCAAAGAATTCCGAGGGCACATGAGCAGGATTTGAGAAAAGCTCTTAATGATGTTAGGAAGATAAGGGGGGTTTCTGGTATTCGGAACTTGCATGTATGGAGTTTCACAAACTCAGATGTAGTGGGTACGCTCCATCTTCATGTTTCCACAGAAGTTGACAAAGGATCTGCAAAAGCTCAGGTGTCGCACTTATTACATGAAGCGGGAATCAAGGATTTAACGGTGCAGTTGGAATGTGTTGAGGGATAG
- the LOC112186030 gene encoding metalloendoproteinase 3-MMP, with product MAPKSDISLFKVTLLLLLALFSFLSNATANSSPFEFLEHLKGCQQGDKVKGINDLKKYLHNFGYLNYKNYIHSDDDDFDELLEEAVKTYQLNFHLKSTGTLDDKTISQMMMPRCGVPDIVNGTTSMRSTQKHRHGSIHTTVHYSFPNGKPKWPSSKYHLSYAFFPGTPSQATGAIAQAFATWARSTHFKFSQAQNYQNADVKISFHRGNHGDGRNFDGPGGVLAHAFYPTDGRFHFDAAENWSVGAKPGAYDLESVALHEIGHLLGLGHSSVKGAIMSATISPGVTLKSLHGDDIQGIKALYNV from the exons ATGGCACCAAAATCTGATATTTCTCTTTTCAAAGtgactctcctcctcctcctcgcccTCTTTTCTTTCCTCTCTAATGCAACGGCAAACTCATCTCCGTTTGAGTTCCTTGAGCATCTTAAGGGCTGTCAACAAGGTGACAAGGTCAAGGGCATCAATGACCTCAAGAAGTACCTTCACAACTTCGGTTACTTGAACTACAAGAACTACATTCATTCTGATGACGATGATTTCGACGAGCTCTTGGAGGAAGCCGTCAAGACTTACCAGCTCAACTTCCACCTCAAGTCCACCGGAACGTTGGACGACAAAACCATATCACAGATGATGATGCCTCGTTGTGGTGTGCCCGATATCGTCAATGGCACCACATCCATGCGATCAACCCAGAAGCACCGGCACG GTTCAATTCATACCACTGTTCACTACTCATTTCCTAATGGAAAACCAAAATGGCCTTCCTCTAAATACCATCTGTCATACGCTTTCTTCCCCGGCACCCCATCCCAAGCCACGGGTGCTATCGCACAGGCTTTCGCAACATGGGCTAGAAGCACTCACTTCAAGTTCAGTCAGGCCCAAAATTACCAGAATGCAGATGTCAAGATTAGTTTTCACCGAGGTAATCATGGAGACGGGCGTAATTTTGATGGGCCAGGCGGAGTGCTGGCCCATGCTTTTTACCCTACGGATGGAAGATTCCACTTCGACGCAGCTGAGAATTGGTCTGTGGGTGCTAAGCCAGGTGCCTATGACTTGGAGAGTGTTGCTTTGCACGAAATAGGGCACCTTCTGGGACTTGGACATAGCTCAGTGAAGGGAGCTATCATGTCAGCAACCATCTCCCCGGGAGTGACTCTTAAAAGTTTGCATGGGGACGATATTCAAGGAATAAAAGCTTTATACAACGTTTGA
- the LOC112190360 gene encoding AAA-ATPase ASD, mitochondrial-like — MISPAEIFARLGSDIGPLMFVGSIISHYLPHELGSYINAYFQRLVLFATPCIQITFNELAGERPTRNEAYSAVENYLSIMYSKEAKRLKADIKNNSLVLSMDEYEVAADEFEGAKVWWVSGKSCSKTDTNSSYYKLFFHKRHLDLIIRRYLTHVLKEEPNLRNPRRKLYSNMGSRWSHVVFQNPATFQTLAMEPEKKKEIILDLNVFSTAGGFYARIGRAWKRGYLLFGPPGTGKSTLISAMANHLGYDTYDLDLTAVEDNTELRKLLIETSGKSIIVIEDIDRALDFSGQMRKRKANGEQEDMGRLGIQERETKPYQVTLSGILNFIDGLGSSCCGERLIVFTTNHVEKLDAALIRKGRMDKHIELSYCRFEAFKVLAKNYLEIEAHPLFPTICSLLGKTNTTPADVAEHLTPKTISGDVETCLENAEICLQNLIKALEKEEENVRLKSEEGGSVRNHQLKRKKLMMPQDHLIINEKRARS, encoded by the coding sequence ATGATCAGTCCAGCAGAGATATTTGCTCGTCTAGGATCTGATATTGGTCCTTTGATGTTCGTGGGTTCGATCATATCGCACTACCTTCCTCATGAACTTGGAAGCTACATCAATGCATACTTTCAAAGACTAGTGCTTTTCGCCACACCTTGCATCCAAATCACATTCAATGAATTAGCAGGAGAGCGTCCCACGCGCAATGAAGCCTATTCTGCTGTGGAGAACTATCTGAGCATAATGTACTCAAAGGAAGCAAAGCGGCTGAAGGCTGATATCAAGAACAACTCCCTTGTTCTTAGCATGGATGAGTATGAAGTGGCTGCGGATGAGTTTGAAGGAGCCAAAGTATGGTGGGTTTCTGGAAAGAGTTGTTCCAAGACAGACACAAATTCTTCTTACTACAAGCTCTTCTTCCATAAAAGGCACCTGGATCTCATCATCAGGCGATACCTCACCCATGTCTTAAAGGAAGAACCAAATTTGAGAAACCCCCGAAGAAAGCTTTATAGCAACATGGGGTCACGCTGGAGCCATGTAGTGTTTCAGAACCCGGCAACATTTCAGACACTAGCCATGGAgccagagaagaagaaggaaatcaTCCTTGACCTAAATGTATTCAGCACAGCAGGAGGGTTTTATGCAAGAATTGGGAGGGCATGGAAGCGAGGCTATCTCCTTTTTGGCCCTCCAGGGACTGGCAAGTCCACATTAATTTCTGCCATGGCCAATCATTTAGGCTATGATACTTATGATCTTGACTTGACTGCAGTGGAGGACAACACTGAGCTGAGGAAGCTATTGATCGAAACATCAGGTAAGTCCATAATTGTAATAGAGGACATTGATCGTGCGCTTGATTTCTCAGGCCAAATGAGGAAGAGAAAAGCTAATGGGGAACAGGAGGATATGGGAAGGCTTGGGATACaagaaagagaaaccaaaccctaTCAGGTTACTCTTTCTGGCATTCTAAACTTCATTGATGGGCTGGGGTCATCTTGTTGCGGAGAAAGGCTCATTGTCTTCACAACTAATCATGTGGAGAAGCTCGATGCAGCACTCATTCGGAAAGGAAGGATGGATAAGCACATAGAATTATCGTATTGCCGGTTTGAAGCATTCAAGGTGCTGGCCAAAAACTACCTTGAAATCGAAGCACACCCGTTGTTTCCCACCATTTGCAGCTTGCTTGGGAAAACCAATACGACTCCAGCTGATGTAGCAGAGCATTTGACACCCAAGACCATTTCGGGTGATGTTGAAACCTGCCTGGAAAATGCCGAAATCTGCCTGCAGAATCTGATCAAAGctcttgaaaaagaagaagagaatgtaAGGTTAAAATCTGAGGAAGGAGGGAGTGTGAGAAATCATCAGCTAAAGAGGAAGAAACTGATGATGCCACAGGATCATCTGATAATAAATGAAAAGAGGGCAAGAAGTTAG
- the LOC112185252 gene encoding uncharacterized protein LOC112185252, with the protein MAGDDIFSETPNGGSGTSSDEYANPLFLHHSDHPGLILVSKKLTRDNYNSWCRAMRISLSAKNKTGFITGEIKEPSAIKKPEEHALWQRCNDMVLSWILNSLEPDLADSVLSCTTPHAIWEDLRECLALGNAPRIFQVQRDIYKIEQGQLSIAAYYTKLKALWDELASYNTVENCTCGAQNDRTKLMQFLLGLNESYAGTRGQILLMNPLPSVRQVYASVTQEEKQ; encoded by the coding sequence ATGGCTGGAGATGATATATTTTCTGAAACTCCCAATGGTGGCAGCGGCACCTCCTCTGATGAATATGCAAATCCGCTATTCCTCCATCATTCAGACCATCCCGGTCTCATCCTTGTCTCCAAGAAATTGACAAGAGACAATTACAACTCATGGTGTCGCGCCATGAGGATCTCCTTGAGTGCAAAGAATAAGACCGGATTCATCACTGGGGAAATCAAAGAACCATCTGCAATCAAGAAACCAGAGGAGCATGCTCTATGGCAGCGATGCAACGACATGGTCTTGTCCTGGATTCTCAATTCTCTTGAACCAGACCTTGCTGATTCGGTCCTCTCCTGCACAACACCTCATGCAATTTGGGAAGACCTTAGGGAATGCTTAGCCTTGGGAAACGCCCCACGTATCTTCCAGGTTCAAAGGGACATCTACAAGATTGAACAAGGCCAATTGTCAATCGCTGCTTATTATACCAAGTTGAAAGCACTTTGGGATGAACTTGCCTCATACAATACAGTGGAGAATTGTACTTGTGGGGCACAGAATGACCGCACCAAACTCATGCAATTCCTTTTGGGCTTGAATGAATCGTATGCAGGTACTCGTGGTCAAATTTTGCTAATGAATCCATTACCTTCTGTGAGACAGGTCTATGCTTCAGTAACTCAGGAAGAGAAGCAGTGA
- the LOC112187949 gene encoding protein NRT1/ PTR FAMILY 5.8 — translation MAGSTRKRLGNSCILLIVIAGMERFAYKGVASNLITYLTDVVKMSNSSAAKTVNRWCGFTSMVPLLIAPLADSYWDRYYTIVASCFIYVAGLVALTSTALMSRASSDQANKTSSSSFLFCSLYLISLGQGGYNPSLQAFGADQLDSEEEELPSSKDDKKSNKKSLFFQWWYFGICSGTVLGISVMSYIQDTFGWILGFAIPMISMVTSVIVFSCGSPIYTYRQRNETMGNKPVVSMLQVIKAAALKLLNSKVKLPDENDVTELELQGKPLCHQNLNSNEGLNNEHPKSSIHMFENAKVILRLLPIWLMLLMFAVIFQQPSTFFTKQGMTMKRNIGSNFLIPPATLQSAIALSIVVLMPLYDKVLIPITKVLTCNEKGITVMQRMGIGMFTSVIALMIAALVETRRLHISRNMEMLGSQSETVPLSIFWLLPQYILLGISDIFTVVGMQEFFYSEFPIRMRTMAFALYTSVFGVGSYLSALLISTVEGITSSNGSKSWFCDDMTEARLDKYYWFLAAASALSFLFFVIISSFYTSKRDLELDSNESCK, via the exons ATGGCTGGTTCAACAAGAAAGAGACTCGGCAACTCATGCATTCTTCTCATAG TAATTGCTGGTATGGAAAGATTTGCATACAAAGGAGTGGCATCCAATCTGATAACTTATCTGACCGATGTAGTAAAGATGAGCAACTCTTCTGCGGCGAAGACGGTGAACAGGTGGTGCGGATTCACATCCATGGTTCCACTCTTGATTGCACCCCTTGCTGATTCTTACTGGGATAGATATTACACCATTGTTGCCTCTTGTTTTATCTATGTTGCC GGGCTTGTGGCATTGACATCAACAGCACTAATGTCCCGGGCATCGTCCgatcaagcaaacaaaacaagttCATCTTCATTTCTGTTTTGCTCATTGTATTTGATTTCTCTTGGTCAAGGTGGGTACAACCCATCTTTGCAAGCTTTTGGAGCAGATCAACTTGATAGTGAAGAGGAAGAGTTGCCTAGTAGCAAAGATGACAAAAAATCCAACAAAAAAAGTTTGTTCTTTCAATGGTGGTACTTTGGTATTTGTAGTGGCACCGTCTTGGGTATCAGTGTTATGTCCTACATTCAAGATACTTTTGGTTGGATACTAGGTTTTGCCATCCCCATGATTTCGATGGTCACATCAGTCATAGTTTTCTCGTGTGGAAGCCCAATTTATACATATAGACAGAGAAATGAGACCATGGGTAATAAGCCAGTTGTGAGCATGCTTCAAGTTATTAAGGCAGCTGCATTGAAATTACTGAATTCCAAAGTCAAGTTACCCGATGAAAATGATGTTACTGAGCTAGA GCTTCAAGGGAAACCGCTCTGTCATCAGAACTTAAACAGCAATGAAGGCTTGAACAATGAGCATCCCAAAAGCAGCATCCACATGTTCGAAAATGCAAAAGTTATTCTTAGGCTTTTGCCCATATGGCTAATGCTTTTAATGTTTGCAGTGATTTTCCAGCAACCTTCGACATTCTTCACCAAACAAGGCATGACAATGAAGAGGAATATCGGAAGCAATTTTCTGATTCCACCCGCAACACTACAGAGTGCTATTGCACTTTCTATAGTTGTGTTGATGCCTCTTTATGACAAAGTTCTGATCCCAATTACTAAGGTCCTGACTTGTAACGAAAAGGGTATCACCGTAATGCAAAGGATGGGGATTGGGATGTTCACTTCGGTCATAGCACTGATGATCGCAGCACTTGTAGAGACAAGAAGGCTCCATATCAGCAGAAATATGGAAATGCTAGGATCTCAATCTGAGACGGTTCCATTAAGCATATTCTGGTTGCTGCCACAATACATTCTTCTGGGCATTTCGGACATTTTCACTGTCGTTGGGATGCAAGAGTTCTTTTACTCTGAATTTCCCATTAGAATGAGAACAATGGCCTTTGCACTATACACCAGTGTTTTTGGGGTTGGGAGCTACTTGAGTGCCCTTTTGATCTCAACAGTTGAAGGCATCACAAGTTCAAATGGAAGTAAGAGCTGGTTCTGTGATGATATGACTGAAGCAAGGCTAGACAAATACTACTGGTTCTTAGCAGCAGCAAGTGCACTGAGCTTTCTGTTTTTTGTGATTATTTCATCATTTTACACAAGTAAGAGGGATTTGGAGTTGGACAGTAATGAAAGTTGTAAATAA
- the LOC112186962 gene encoding betaine aldehyde dehydrogenase 1, chloroplastic isoform X1: MDDLVPSRQLFIAGEWREPVLKKRIPIVNPATEDIVGDLPAATAEDVDIAVDAARMAFFSNKGKDWASASGAYRAKFLRAIADMILERKSLLAKLETIDTGKPLDEAVSDMESSASCFKYYAELAEALDLKERTPVSIKQQSFKTHVLKEPIGVVALITPWNYPLLMAVWKVAPALAAGCTAILKPSELASVTCLELADICRQVGLPSGVLNVVTGLGSEVGAPLSSHPHVDKIAFTGSTATGIKVMTAAAQTIKPVSLELGGKSPILVFQDADLDNAAEWTIYGCFATSGQICSATSRLLVHESIAAKFLEKLIDWSKNIKISDPMEEGCRLGSVISKTQYEKILNFITTAKGEGATILHGGGRPQHLNQGFFIEPTIITDVGTSMSIWKEEVFGPVLCVKTFTTEDEALELANDTDYGLGAAVISKDPERCERFAKAIQSGVVWKNCSQPCFNEAPWGGKKLSGIGRELGEWGLENYLSIKQVTEYTSDEPYGWYSPPKKQ; encoded by the exons ATGGATGACCTTGTTCCTTCCCGTCAGCTCTTCATCGCCGGTGAATGGAGAGAACCAGTTCTGAAGAAACGGATCCCAATCGTGAACCCTGCTACTGAAGATATTGTTG gGGACTTACCAGCTGCTACTGCTGAAGATGTGGATATTGCAGTGGATGCAGCTCGCATGGCTTTCTTCAGTAATAAAGGGAAGGATTGGGCCTCTGCTTCTGGTGCTTACCGTGCTAAGTTTCTTCGTGCCATCGCTGACATG ATCTTGGAGAGGAAGTCTCTACTGGCCAAACTGGAAACCATTGATACCGGGAAGCCACTAGATGAAGCAGTATCTGATATG GAAAGTTCTGCTTCCTGTTTCAAGTATTATGCAGAACTTGCAGAAGCATTGGATTTGAAGGAAAGGACTCCTGTCTCTATAAAGCAGCAATCATTTAAGACCCATGTCCTTAAGGAACCCATTGGAGTTGTTGCCCTCATTACTCCTTG GAACTACCCTCTTTTGATGGCTGTCTGGAAGGTCGCTCCTGCTCTGGCTGCCGGATGTACCGCTATACTTAAGCCATCTGAGTTGGCATCTGT GACATGTTTGGAGTTGGCTGACATTTGCAGACAGGTGGGTCTGCCTTCTGGTGTCCTTAATGTCGTTACTGGGTTAGGCTCAGAAGTTGGTGCCCCTTTGTCATCTCATCCTCATGTCGACAAG ATAGCATTTACTGGAAGTACAGCAACCGGAATCAAGGTCATGACAGCTGCAGCTCAAACTATCAAG CCTGTATCATTGGAACTTGGCGGGAAGAGTCCAATTCTTGTGTTTCAGGATGCAGACCTCGATAATG CTGCAGAATGGACTATCTATGGCTGCTTTGCGACAAGTGGCCAAATCTGTAGTGCAACATCTCGTCTTCTTGTTCAT GAAAGCATTGCAGCCAAATTCTTAGAAAAGCTTATTGACTGGAGTAAGAACATCAAAATCTCTGATCCCATGGAAGAAGGTTGCAGGCTTGGTTCCGTAATAAGTAAAACACAG TACGAGAAGATATTGAATTTTATTACTACAGCAAAAGGTGAAGGTGCAACCATTCTACACGGAGGTGGCCGTCCTCAA CATCTGAATCAAGGATTTTTCATTGAACCAACAATCATTACAGATGTTGGCACCTCAATGTCAATATGGAAGGAGGAGGTTTTTGGACCTGTTTTATGTGTCAAAACATTTACTACAGAAGATGAAGCCCTTGAACTAGCAAATGACACTGA TTATGGTTTGGGAGCTGCAGTGATTTCTAAGGATCCAGAAAGGTGTGAACGCTTCGCCAAG GCTATTCAGTCAGGGGTTGTATGGAAAAACTGCTCACAACCCTGCTTTAATGAAGCCCCTTGGGGAGGCAAAAAGCTCAGCGGAATTGGGCGCGAGTTAGGAGAATG GGGTCTGGAAAACTACTTGAGCATAAAGCAGGTGACTGAGTACACCTCTGATGAGCCATACGGGTGGTATTCCCCTCCCAAGAAGCAGTGA